One part of the Oceanidesulfovibrio indonesiensis genome encodes these proteins:
- a CDS encoding MJ1477/TM1410 family putative glycoside hydrolase, translating to MNIFVFRFLVSIVALAGLSLATHCGCSKHMTQVPTEPKIKSWVYWLQNPDIEKIASSEGDVVVIDYSSNGRDKKAFTPAEVALLKGRIVLAYLSIGEAEAYRFYWKQAWKNEPPEFLGPENPDWPGNYKVRYWQEAWWDTALQPYLDRILAAGFDGVYLDIIDAYWFWHEEGRDLRQAADEMVALVQRIAAYTSARSERPFLICPQNGLPLLEDASPATARRFLDTADLFGEESLFFNIYSLDDQHARLRQVRRALDAGKTVLSVEYIGPERVQEYRRRAASYRGLVPFAADPDAKLASLPRHGVGSAD from the coding sequence ATGAACATATTTGTGTTTCGGTTCCTCGTCTCGATAGTCGCCCTGGCCGGACTCAGCCTTGCCACGCACTGCGGATGCTCCAAACATATGACGCAAGTACCCACCGAGCCCAAAATCAAAAGCTGGGTCTACTGGCTCCAGAACCCCGACATCGAGAAAATCGCCTCGTCCGAGGGCGACGTCGTTGTCATTGACTACTCAAGCAACGGCCGCGACAAGAAAGCGTTCACTCCTGCGGAGGTTGCCCTGCTCAAGGGGCGTATCGTGCTCGCGTATCTTTCCATCGGCGAGGCCGAGGCATACCGCTTCTACTGGAAGCAGGCATGGAAGAACGAGCCGCCGGAGTTCCTCGGCCCTGAGAACCCTGACTGGCCCGGCAACTACAAGGTGCGCTACTGGCAGGAGGCATGGTGGGATACAGCTCTGCAGCCCTATCTGGACCGCATCCTCGCTGCCGGCTTCGACGGCGTCTACCTGGACATCATTGATGCATACTGGTTCTGGCACGAGGAGGGCCGCGACCTCCGGCAGGCGGCGGACGAGATGGTCGCCCTGGTGCAGCGGATTGCCGCCTATACGAGCGCGCGCAGCGAACGGCCGTTTCTGATCTGCCCGCAAAACGGCCTTCCCCTGCTGGAAGACGCTTCCCCGGCAACCGCCAGACGGTTCCTCGATACCGCCGACCTCTTTGGCGAGGAAAGCCTGTTCTTCAACATCTACAGCCTCGATGACCAGCATGCGCGGCTCAGACAGGTCCGACGCGCACTGGACGCGGGCAAGACTGTGCTGAGCGTGGAGTACATAGGGCCCGAACGGGTGCAGGAATACCGGCGCCGGGCTGCCTCCTACAGAGGCCTCGTTCCTTTTGCCGCAGATCCGGACGCAAAGCTCGCCTCCCTGCCGCGTCACGGCGTCGGCAGCGCTGACTGA
- a CDS encoding ArsR/SmtB family transcription factor gives MIDSEKQARIFKVLSVSTRVRMLEMLKHRSFCVNALAKMLDITPSAVSQHLRVLRDADLVIADKEGYFVHYRVNEQTMAEWRTVADNLFKIPKGL, from the coding sequence ATGATCGATTCTGAAAAACAGGCCCGCATATTCAAGGTGCTCTCGGTGAGCACGCGCGTGCGGATGCTTGAGATGCTGAAGCACCGTTCCTTCTGCGTGAACGCCCTGGCCAAGATGCTGGACATCACGCCGTCTGCCGTGTCGCAGCATCTGCGGGTTTTGAGGGATGCGGACCTCGTCATTGCGGACAAGGAGGGGTACTTCGTTCATTACCGGGTCAACGAGCAGACCATGGCGGAGTGGCGAACTGTTGCGGACAATTTGTTCAAGATTCCCAAGGGACTGTGA
- a CDS encoding TRAP transporter substrate-binding protein, whose amino-acid sequence MRRVLRLASITLFVVCLTASAAFAMEIKLGIVTTPGSAQYIVAEKFKELVEERSGGDITVSIFHSASLGNETEILQQIQMNAVNMGVITLGPFDAFVPEVKVVNFPFLFRDYDHVSEILDGPLGQEVLDALEKAGFKGLAFSENGFRNLTNNKRPVHSVEDVAGLKIRVMESALHKELWRVLGANPTPMGWPIYSELEQGVIDGQENPVSVLKVFKLFEVQKYLSLTGHVYSAHIDVANLNWFNGLNEGVQTMLQEAMYEAAVHQRNWNRENEAGFLAELEREGMIVDKDPDKASFRAKAVELKGMDLFTRDPATAELLDRFLEATR is encoded by the coding sequence ATGCGCCGTGTCCTCAGACTCGCGAGCATCACTCTGTTTGTCGTGTGCCTCACCGCGTCCGCCGCATTCGCCATGGAAATCAAGCTCGGCATCGTCACCACACCGGGATCTGCCCAGTACATCGTGGCCGAGAAGTTCAAGGAGCTGGTGGAGGAGCGCTCCGGAGGCGACATCACGGTCTCCATCTTCCACAGCGCCTCCCTGGGCAACGAGACCGAGATTTTGCAGCAGATCCAGATGAACGCCGTGAATATGGGCGTGATCACCCTCGGGCCGTTCGATGCTTTCGTGCCTGAGGTCAAGGTGGTCAATTTTCCCTTCCTGTTCAGGGACTACGACCATGTGAGCGAGATACTGGACGGTCCGCTGGGCCAGGAAGTGCTCGACGCCCTGGAGAAAGCAGGGTTCAAGGGGCTGGCCTTCTCGGAAAACGGGTTCCGCAATCTCACCAACAACAAGCGGCCCGTGCACTCGGTGGAGGATGTCGCCGGCCTCAAGATTCGCGTCATGGAGAGCGCTCTGCACAAAGAGCTTTGGCGCGTGCTGGGGGCGAACCCCACGCCCATGGGCTGGCCCATCTACTCGGAGCTGGAGCAGGGCGTGATCGACGGCCAGGAGAATCCCGTGAGCGTTCTCAAGGTCTTCAAGCTTTTCGAGGTCCAGAAGTATCTGAGCCTGACCGGCCATGTGTACTCCGCGCATATCGATGTGGCCAACCTGAACTGGTTCAACGGCCTGAACGAGGGCGTGCAGACCATGCTCCAGGAAGCCATGTACGAAGCCGCCGTGCATCAACGCAACTGGAACCGCGAGAACGAGGCCGGCTTCCTGGCGGAGTTGGAAAGGGAAGGCATGATCGTGGACAAGGATCCGGACAAGGCATCCTTCCGGGCCAAGGCCGTGGAACTGAAGGGCATGGACCTGTTTACCAGGGATCCGGCCACTGCCGAGCTGCTGGACAGGTTCCTGGAAGCCACCAGGTAG
- the pelF gene encoding GT4 family glycosyltransferase PelF: MTHDVCFILEGTYPFVSGGVSSWVHSLVKALPEINFTALCIMPSREQRLEVKYVLPRNFRDYEVFYLHDPGEGENGGGKKLTADAMPALRRLHEGLGNGGLSAFENVVRLFRSGGMSIQELMHGKKAWDLLLSQYGIDSSDDSFIDYFWTYRISHLPLFRVLQANLPDARVYHSLSTGYAGVLGAIAHIVTERPFLLTEHGIYFKERRIEIAQADWIFSQKSRHARPERDLNRLHGLWMRIFQSFSLISYHYAERIFTLFEGNRETEIADGADPDKIEVLPNAIAPERFYNMRGKKGGIAGKDPLVIGFVGRIVPIKDLKTFIRAIKIVAMRLGRIEVRIMGPTDEDPSYAIACRELVRELGLQDVVRFLGKVDVKDHYPELDLLVLTSMSEAQPLVLLEAPCAGIPCVATDVGACRELLEGRNTEDRALGPSGMISRPADPIDTARCIAGILGDPELWEAMSEAGRKRVVRYYSAHDLYERYETVYREHMARETQEV; encoded by the coding sequence ATGACCCACGACGTCTGCTTCATCCTGGAAGGAACGTACCCTTTCGTCTCGGGCGGCGTCTCCTCCTGGGTTCATTCACTGGTCAAGGCGCTCCCGGAAATCAACTTCACGGCGTTGTGCATCATGCCGTCCAGGGAGCAGCGCCTGGAAGTGAAGTACGTCCTTCCGAGGAACTTCCGTGATTACGAGGTGTTTTATCTCCACGACCCGGGAGAGGGGGAAAATGGCGGCGGCAAAAAGCTGACCGCCGACGCCATGCCCGCCTTGCGCAGGCTCCACGAAGGCCTGGGAAACGGCGGCCTCTCCGCATTCGAGAATGTCGTCCGGCTTTTCCGGTCGGGCGGCATGTCCATACAGGAACTCATGCACGGCAAGAAGGCATGGGACCTGTTGCTTTCCCAGTACGGCATCGACTCCAGCGATGATTCGTTCATAGACTACTTCTGGACATACCGCATTTCGCATCTGCCCTTGTTCCGGGTGCTCCAGGCGAATCTGCCCGACGCCAGGGTGTACCATTCCCTGTCCACGGGATACGCCGGCGTGCTCGGAGCAATCGCGCACATTGTCACGGAGCGTCCGTTCCTGCTCACGGAGCACGGCATCTACTTCAAGGAACGGCGCATCGAGATTGCGCAGGCCGACTGGATATTCTCCCAGAAAAGCAGACACGCCCGGCCGGAGCGCGACCTCAACAGGCTCCACGGGCTATGGATGCGGATATTCCAGAGCTTCAGCCTGATCTCCTACCATTATGCAGAGCGTATATTCACACTGTTCGAGGGCAACCGGGAGACCGAGATCGCAGACGGCGCCGATCCCGACAAGATCGAGGTGCTGCCCAACGCCATTGCGCCCGAGCGGTTCTACAACATGCGGGGGAAGAAAGGCGGCATCGCAGGCAAAGACCCTCTGGTCATCGGGTTTGTCGGTCGCATAGTGCCAATCAAGGATCTTAAGACGTTCATCAGAGCCATCAAGATCGTTGCGATGCGGCTCGGCAGAATCGAAGTGCGCATCATGGGGCCGACGGATGAGGACCCCTCGTATGCCATCGCCTGTCGGGAACTGGTGCGCGAACTGGGCTTGCAGGACGTGGTCCGCTTTCTGGGCAAGGTGGATGTGAAGGACCATTATCCGGAACTGGACCTCCTTGTGCTCACCAGCATGAGCGAGGCGCAGCCGCTGGTGCTGCTGGAAGCGCCGTGCGCGGGCATACCGTGCGTGGCCACGGATGTGGGCGCCTGCCGGGAACTGCTGGAAGGCAGGAACACCGAGGACAGGGCCCTGGGGCCTTCGGGAATGATCTCCAGACCCGCCGACCCCATTGACACAGCGCGCTGCATAGCCGGAATCCTCGGCGACCCGGAGTTGTGGGAAGCCATGTCCGAAGCGGGGCGCAAACGCGTCGTCCGGTACTACAGCGCCCACGATCTGTATGAGCGATACGAGACCGTCTACCGGGAGCACATGGCCCGCGAGACGCAGGAGGTCTGA
- a CDS encoding TRAP transporter small permease, translating into MRIVRILTRISDFVNTAAEWALGLLGFSMAAVIGLQVFFRYALNDSLFWSEELGRLILVWLTFLGASVAYKRGAHIGVDALVNALPSAGRRLASIAATCVGLFLFSILAWKGFEFLDFIKFQQTTSLGVSKRVPFLMVPVGGAIMLLHGIAFLARDVFAWEDPAQACTVIQEGEASDEEGRA; encoded by the coding sequence ATGCGCATCGTACGCATCCTCACCCGCATCAGCGATTTCGTGAACACCGCGGCCGAATGGGCGCTCGGCCTGCTCGGCTTTTCCATGGCCGCCGTCATCGGGTTGCAGGTCTTCTTCCGCTACGCGCTCAACGACTCCCTGTTCTGGAGCGAGGAGCTGGGCCGGCTCATTCTGGTCTGGCTCACCTTCCTGGGTGCGAGCGTGGCCTACAAACGCGGGGCGCACATCGGCGTGGATGCACTGGTCAACGCGCTGCCGTCCGCGGGCAGGCGGCTTGCGAGCATCGCCGCCACGTGCGTCGGGTTGTTCCTGTTCTCCATTCTGGCGTGGAAGGGCTTTGAGTTCCTGGACTTCATCAAGTTCCAGCAGACCACATCCCTGGGCGTGAGCAAGCGGGTGCCGTTCCTCATGGTGCCTGTGGGCGGAGCCATCATGCTGCTGCACGGCATCGCGTTCCTGGCGCGAGACGTTTTTGCCTGGGAAGACCCTGCGCAGGCATGCACGGTGATTCAGGAAGGCGAGGCGTCGGACGAGGAGGGCAGGGCGTGA
- a CDS encoding tetratricopeptide repeat protein gives MIAADTTPMKSARTCRVGVRGRLILACLAATGVEGLAVWTWIFHGRAGGIVLALVLHCAQAAILWLAAPSVGEDEEQTHASYRLAAVLAFFLPGLGAPGALGAALGQVVMRPRGLACDFEQRPLLAEEEQRPAAPDSLFRFLLDELSTEPIADIVCCQDSQLKRGAIKLLRERGGPEAVQLIQRFMHDTDAEVRLYAHTALVRMQEQMSDRIDAAERKAETGDIEALLSLAQHYRAYAESGLPDDILAGYYMNQACSALQRAHKKAPDDTGLLLRLGEALLDAGRYAEARESLERATRDPALSLEAHLLLCRLHYECRDLAALAKQAHVMRSLGSPLSEDADKIALFRFWSHPHPAPFNPLGEPGNSGREASA, from the coding sequence ATGATCGCAGCTGACACTACGCCCATGAAATCGGCGCGGACGTGCAGGGTTGGCGTGCGCGGACGTTTGATACTCGCCTGCCTGGCCGCCACCGGCGTGGAAGGTCTCGCTGTCTGGACCTGGATTTTTCATGGCAGAGCAGGGGGAATCGTGCTCGCTCTGGTGCTTCATTGCGCGCAGGCGGCGATTCTCTGGCTCGCAGCGCCCAGCGTTGGGGAAGACGAGGAGCAGACGCACGCATCGTACCGGCTTGCTGCGGTTCTCGCGTTCTTTCTGCCAGGGCTGGGAGCTCCCGGAGCACTCGGGGCGGCTCTCGGGCAGGTCGTGATGCGGCCCAGGGGGCTGGCGTGCGACTTCGAGCAGCGGCCCCTGCTTGCTGAAGAAGAGCAGCGGCCCGCTGCACCGGACTCGCTTTTCCGATTCCTGCTGGATGAGCTGTCCACCGAGCCGATCGCTGACATCGTCTGTTGCCAGGATTCACAGCTCAAGCGGGGAGCCATCAAACTTCTTCGAGAGCGGGGCGGACCCGAAGCGGTTCAGTTGATTCAGCGGTTCATGCACGACACCGACGCCGAGGTCAGGCTGTACGCCCACACGGCGCTGGTTCGCATGCAGGAACAGATGTCCGACAGGATCGACGCCGCGGAGCGGAAAGCGGAAACGGGAGACATCGAGGCCCTGCTTTCTCTGGCGCAACATTACAGGGCGTATGCCGAAAGCGGATTGCCCGATGATATCCTGGCCGGATATTACATGAACCAGGCCTGCTCGGCGCTGCAACGGGCGCACAAGAAGGCTCCGGACGACACGGGCCTTCTGCTTCGCCTGGGCGAGGCGCTGCTCGATGCGGGACGATACGCCGAAGCGCGGGAAAGCCTGGAGCGCGCAACCCGCGACCCTGCGCTCTCCCTCGAAGCCCACCTGCTTCTCTGCCGGCTCCACTACGAATGCCGGGACCTCGCCGCGCTTGCCAAACAGGCGCACGTCATGCGGTCCCTGGGCTCGCCACTGTCCGAGGACGCCGACAAGATCGCTCTGTTCAGATTCTGGTCGCATCCGCATCCGGCGCCGTTCAATCCCCTCGGTGAACCAGGCAACTCCGGCAGGGAGGCTTCCGCATGA
- the pelG gene encoding exopolysaccharide Pel transporter PelG, translating into MAGIGFELRKMLEKDSYFHDLVAFSYAALLSSGPWVLSILCLAVLGFYRTTGLTLSEHEVFRSTVIYTYAFSLIFTGVSQLVVTRYLADQLYVKEHRYTMRTLCTSACLTLVVGAPVAVLFYLPFQLSALYKFFAVLAFLVVCLIWLAMVFLSVIKDYNSIALGFFVGSACSVAGAMYLKGPMGMEGYLLGFVIGQAVIFFWLFSRLLAEFPDAPAWDRGLMRYFLSHWELPVIGLAYNLGIWMDKIVFWVADEGARTIRPYLVTHDLYEGPVFVAYLTVVPALAIFLLKMETRFYECYRRYYARVVEKSSFASILREKEQMVDVLKKGFREVLILQGAVTALCMIFAPGLAQVFRFDPLQMPILRIAFMGAFFQVLLIICIVVLFYFDLRRDVLAVAIAFVLSNAALTWWTIQQGLGYYGYGYCYACLISLVLAFSLLSRALDSLEYLTFTKQPAFARRRP; encoded by the coding sequence ATGGCTGGAATCGGATTCGAGCTCAGAAAGATGCTGGAGAAAGACTCGTACTTCCACGATCTCGTGGCGTTTTCCTATGCGGCGCTGTTGTCCTCCGGCCCGTGGGTGCTTTCGATTCTCTGCCTCGCGGTGCTGGGTTTCTACCGGACCACGGGCCTGACGCTCTCGGAGCACGAGGTTTTCCGCTCCACGGTCATCTACACGTACGCCTTCTCGCTGATTTTCACCGGCGTGTCGCAACTCGTGGTCACCCGGTATCTGGCGGATCAGCTCTATGTGAAGGAGCATCGCTACACCATGCGCACCCTGTGCACGAGCGCGTGCCTGACGCTGGTCGTGGGAGCGCCCGTGGCTGTGCTGTTCTATCTGCCGTTCCAGCTTTCGGCGCTCTACAAGTTCTTTGCGGTGCTGGCGTTCCTCGTGGTCTGTCTCATCTGGCTGGCAATGGTCTTCCTCTCCGTAATCAAGGACTACAACAGCATAGCGCTGGGGTTCTTCGTAGGTTCGGCATGCAGTGTGGCCGGGGCCATGTATCTGAAAGGCCCCATGGGTATGGAAGGGTATCTGCTCGGCTTCGTCATCGGTCAGGCCGTGATTTTCTTCTGGTTGTTTTCGAGGTTGCTTGCCGAGTTTCCCGACGCGCCGGCGTGGGACCGCGGTCTGATGCGCTACTTCCTCAGCCATTGGGAGCTTCCGGTTATCGGCCTTGCCTACAACCTGGGCATATGGATGGACAAGATCGTCTTCTGGGTGGCGGACGAAGGCGCGCGAACCATACGTCCGTATCTTGTGACCCACGATCTGTACGAGGGGCCGGTCTTCGTAGCCTATCTGACGGTGGTGCCCGCCCTCGCCATTTTCCTGCTCAAGATGGAGACGCGTTTCTACGAGTGCTATCGGCGCTACTACGCCAGAGTCGTGGAGAAGAGCAGCTTCGCCAGCATCCTCCGCGAAAAGGAGCAGATGGTGGACGTGCTGAAGAAGGGCTTCCGCGAGGTGCTCATACTCCAGGGCGCCGTCACCGCGCTGTGCATGATCTTCGCTCCGGGGCTGGCTCAGGTCTTTCGGTTCGATCCCCTGCAGATGCCCATTCTGCGCATCGCCTTCATGGGGGCGTTTTTCCAGGTGCTGCTCATCATATGCATCGTCGTGTTGTTTTACTTCGATCTGCGACGGGATGTCCTGGCTGTCGCCATAGCCTTCGTTCTTTCCAACGCTGCGCTCACCTGGTGGACCATCCAGCAGGGTCTCGGCTACTACGGTTATGGGTATTGCTATGCATGTCTGATCTCCCTCGTTCTGGCGTTCAGCCTCCTTTCCCGCGCCCTCGACTCGCTCGAGTACCTGACGTTCACCAAGCAGCCGGCATTTGCAAGGCGACGTCCATGA
- a CDS encoding TRAP transporter large permease, producing the protein MTGLLFALLALLFLLNTPIAIAIGAATTAAFLIKGDANMMLVAQRMYGGADSFPLMAVPLFMTAGVLMESGGISRRLVAFAESLVGWLPGGLAAVAIVSAMFFAGISGSAAADTAAVGAILIPAMVRNGYSRHYAGAVQAAAGSIGVIIPPSIPMIIFGVLTGASIGKLFAAGILPGLLIGFSLIVVALFIARRQGFTNRTPFAWSRVWRTGKRAILALGAPLLILGGILGGIFTATESAAVAVIYALVVGLAIYRELDLKSLPRLFINAGVTASVIMFIITQATVFSWFLTIEQIPQAIAGAVLGLTDNPLLLLLLVNCVLLVAGTFLETTAALILLVPVITPMLPALGIDIVQLGAIVVTNLAIGMLTPPLGICLIVSCGLSESPLTRISRSVLPFLAALLVNLLLITFWSPLTMWIPSMLD; encoded by the coding sequence ATGACGGGTCTGCTCTTTGCCTTGCTGGCGCTGCTGTTTCTGCTGAACACGCCCATCGCCATAGCCATCGGCGCAGCCACCACCGCGGCGTTTCTCATCAAGGGCGACGCGAACATGATGCTCGTGGCGCAGCGCATGTACGGGGGGGCGGACTCTTTCCCGCTCATGGCTGTGCCCTTGTTCATGACGGCCGGCGTGCTCATGGAATCAGGCGGTATCTCCCGGCGTCTGGTGGCGTTTGCCGAGAGCCTGGTTGGCTGGCTGCCCGGCGGACTGGCCGCGGTTGCCATCGTCTCGGCCATGTTCTTCGCCGGCATTTCCGGCTCGGCCGCGGCGGATACGGCGGCTGTGGGAGCCATCCTCATTCCGGCCATGGTCAGGAACGGCTACAGTCGGCATTACGCCGGCGCGGTGCAGGCCGCAGCCGGATCCATCGGCGTGATCATCCCGCCGTCCATACCCATGATCATCTTCGGGGTGCTCACGGGTGCGTCAATCGGCAAGCTGTTCGCGGCAGGCATCCTGCCTGGCCTGCTCATCGGCTTTTCGCTCATCGTGGTGGCGCTGTTCATTGCCAGACGGCAGGGCTTCACCAACCGCACGCCGTTCGCCTGGAGCAGGGTGTGGCGGACCGGCAAACGCGCCATCCTCGCCCTCGGCGCACCGCTGCTCATTCTCGGCGGCATTCTCGGCGGCATCTTCACGGCCACGGAATCCGCAGCGGTGGCGGTCATCTATGCCCTTGTGGTGGGCTTGGCCATTTACAGGGAACTGGATCTCAAATCGCTGCCGCGTCTGTTCATCAACGCCGGGGTCACGGCCAGCGTCATCATGTTCATCATCACTCAGGCCACGGTGTTCTCGTGGTTTCTGACCATCGAGCAGATCCCGCAGGCAATAGCCGGCGCCGTGCTGGGACTCACGGACAACCCGCTGCTGCTCCTGCTGCTGGTGAACTGCGTGCTGCTGGTGGCGGGCACATTCCTGGAGACTACGGCGGCGCTCATTCTGCTGGTGCCGGTGATAACCCCCATGCTGCCGGCTCTGGGCATCGACATCGTGCAACTCGGGGCCATCGTGGTCACCAACCTGGCCATCGGCATGCTCACCCCGCCTCTGGGCATATGCCTCATCGTGAGCTGCGGGCTCAGCGAAAGCCCGCTGACCCGCATCAGCCGGAGCGTTCTGCCGTTCCTGGCCGCGCTGCTCGTCAACCTGCTGCTCATCACGTTCTGGTCGCCACTGACCATGTGGATTCCGTCCATGCTCGACTGA
- a CDS encoding NF038143 family protein, with protein sequence MTLDANRDLILEHELDFANRMAHKMVVQPTVHVWMILIPVIFVLHFYRLNRAKEGRALFKEGYMQSRRHTLDAVWERLRRGEDPLTENSMDPAFIDALCAESATPEQAMTQYRAFISLLAEHYRDLLSASGESVEDLIRSAYRTRSNYLLFLRQMGEVEQSLNVALQPHLPEDLDEVQDVLQYMERTTRELRQEQAEAIFP encoded by the coding sequence ATGACTCTTGACGCAAATCGAGACTTGATTCTGGAACACGAACTGGACTTCGCCAACCGCATGGCGCACAAGATGGTGGTCCAACCCACCGTCCACGTCTGGATGATTCTCATCCCGGTCATCTTCGTGCTCCATTTCTACCGGCTGAACCGAGCCAAGGAAGGCCGAGCGCTGTTCAAGGAAGGCTATATGCAGAGCCGCCGGCACACGCTGGACGCCGTGTGGGAGCGCCTGCGCCGGGGCGAGGATCCGCTCACGGAGAACAGCATGGACCCGGCGTTCATCGATGCCTTGTGCGCCGAATCCGCCACGCCGGAGCAGGCCATGACGCAGTACCGCGCCTTCATCAGCCTGCTTGCCGAGCACTACCGCGACCTCCTGAGCGCCTCCGGGGAGAGCGTGGAGGATCTCATCCGCTCGGCCTACCGCACCCGCTCCAACTACCTGCTGTTCCTGCGGCAGATGGGGGAGGTGGAGCAGTCCCTCAACGTAGCCCTGCAGCCCCACCTGCCCGAGGATCTCGATGAGGTGCAGGACGTGTTGCAGTACATGGAGCGCACGACCAGAGAACTGCGCCAGGAGCAGGCCGAAGCGATCTTTCCCTGA
- a CDS encoding AAA family ATPase, with protein MPNPFRQEALQPDALFCNRVGEQRRLKDAAESGQNVLLHSPRRYGKTSLCRKVQHTLNDAGYACVFVDFFGVDGVEEIARRLARAVAVAIHSRQPLWDKGRRWLSAWKSFRLVLLPASDGSFDIGVEKARLSADPRTLLDDMLQDLAEFVRGGHYPCHVVFDEFQEITRLREAALVEGLIRGAIQGLECSFVFAGSRRGILKAMFQDRTRPFFQSATPMELPPLPTADAVAYLREQFARGGREISEDAAGMIVDKASNHPYYIQHVASDAYAVSEEVVGPEEIEQAYELTTNACVPLFEATLTGLTPQQIGVLRSVAQHQPTELSGKGFSQATGLQPSSIAYSRKKLLEEDLIERRMDRWRVVDPVFEDWLRRQAPDIH; from the coding sequence ATGCCCAATCCTTTTCGCCAGGAAGCACTGCAACCGGACGCCCTGTTCTGCAACAGGGTTGGCGAACAGCGCCGGCTCAAGGACGCCGCCGAGTCCGGCCAGAACGTGCTGCTGCATTCGCCGCGGCGCTACGGCAAGACTTCGCTCTGCCGCAAGGTGCAGCACACCCTGAACGATGCAGGCTACGCCTGCGTGTTCGTGGACTTTTTCGGTGTGGACGGGGTAGAGGAGATCGCCCGGCGTCTGGCGCGTGCGGTCGCAGTGGCCATCCACAGCCGCCAACCCCTCTGGGACAAAGGCAGGCGCTGGCTCTCCGCCTGGAAGAGCTTCCGGCTGGTGCTTCTGCCTGCGAGCGATGGTTCGTTCGACATAGGGGTGGAGAAGGCGCGGTTGTCCGCGGATCCGCGAACTCTCCTGGACGATATGCTCCAGGATCTGGCCGAATTCGTCCGGGGCGGGCATTACCCCTGCCACGTGGTTTTCGACGAATTCCAGGAAATAACCCGTCTTCGGGAGGCGGCGCTGGTGGAGGGGCTCATCCGCGGCGCGATCCAGGGGCTGGAGTGCTCGTTCGTCTTTGCCGGCAGCCGCCGCGGTATTCTGAAAGCCATGTTTCAGGACAGGACCAGGCCGTTCTTCCAGTCGGCAACGCCAATGGAGCTGCCGCCGTTGCCCACTGCGGATGCGGTTGCGTATCTGCGCGAACAGTTCGCGCGTGGCGGCCGGGAGATATCCGAGGACGCGGCGGGGATGATCGTGGATAAGGCCAGCAACCATCCGTATTACATCCAGCATGTGGCCAGCGACGCCTACGCCGTCAGCGAGGAGGTGGTGGGGCCGGAAGAGATCGAGCAGGCGTACGAACTCACCACGAACGCGTGCGTGCCGCTGTTCGAGGCCACGTTGACCGGCCTGACGCCGCAGCAGATAGGGGTGCTCCGGTCCGTGGCGCAGCACCAGCCGACCGAGCTCTCGGGCAAAGGGTTCTCCCAGGCCACGGGGCTGCAGCCGTCAAGTATCGCCTACTCGCGCAAGAAGCTCCTGGAGGAGGACCTCATCGAAAGGCGCATGGACCGCTGGCGGGTGGTGGACCCGGTGTTCGAAGACTGGCTCCGGCGGCAGGCTCCCGATATCCACTAA